In Haliotis asinina isolate JCU_RB_2024 chromosome 15, JCU_Hal_asi_v2, whole genome shotgun sequence, the sequence ATATATGAACAGAttcaatatttatgtttgtcattGTCAGATGCAATATTATTGACGAATCGTAATCAATAACCACATATTACCAACACAATATTAAACTACTTTTTCACTGTACAATTCATCTCTTTTGCAAGCAAAGATGGGAGTACACAAATTTTATAAACCTTGGTGAAGTGGGAATACAGAAGAACATGGTGATTGCATTACGCATGGGTTGTTATCGTATGATGACTGGATATGCAACGAGTATCTCTTCTGTAATCCAGTGAGCCAAATCTGTGTAATAATGTTGATAAAAAAACGTACTGATCTGACCGATACTTAGACTGAGGTTCCACAATGAAGAGGaatcattctcactcactcactcactcaccaatactTCGCGAGCATGGAACACTGTGCGTCCCCGTTGAATGTAGTAACGCTTTCAAAAAGTGAAGTGATACAACtctctgtgtgcgtgtgtatgtatatgattgtggtggtagtgtgtgtgtgtgtgtgtgtgtgtgtgtgtgtgtgtgtgcgtgtgtgcgtgtggtgGATGTGGGGTGACAGCAGCGATACATTTTCGAAATCTGTGAACACACGTTTTCTTGTCACATTTTTACAAGATAATATTACTAAAAAGagcaaaaatatgtttaactCTTTCTACATTGCGTTTGGATCTCAGCTAAAACATTTGAAGAATCTAGGTAAATAATGATTCTTTCGTTAAGAACAGATGTAAACAACTTGCATCATCCAGCATGTAGAGCATGTGCTCATGACTTCTCTTTTGACATCGTCTACGACAACGCTGACCGCTTACCGCCTCGGGCTATACTAGTCGTCGACTTTTGTACTGCAGAACTGGTAAGAAGGTGGCTTGACCTTGTGACTGACAAGGTTAAGGCTATCAGGCCAATAACATTCAGAACGAGGTTGAGTGACAAGCCGTTCGCGAAGAACAGTTTGGTATTTCCTTTAACTATTGAAACTTTGATGGGTGGATTCCAATTCCGAGTGAAGAGCAAATTCAAATTATCCAAATATCCTATCAAACATGATACATTCGAGGCCATGATTACATTGACCAGGAATTTcacagaaataaataaaaaatatcaagtGAAAATCTAATAATCTTTTAATACAAGAACAAACAGTTGCATGATGCATTGATAACTGGAACACAGTGactcttggcagatatacgaatGTGCACACATACAATTGGTTTCCCTTCTCTGGACATGATGAAATTGCCAAGCCAAATTGATATCATAACGAACTTTAATGATGATCACTTGACTCAGATTCTGAAGTTGACTCGGATTCCGTCTCTGAACTAGAAGCTgcttcacctgaaacaaaagataATCTGTGTTTGAAATTTCTTCTCACGTATAATCGAATTCAGATGTTTTAATGTAAACGTAAATCGAGCTGAACACATCCTGGTCAGGTCCACACTTGACGAATCGAGTTAGATCAGGAGGTCAGGCACACTGGCACATGTCATTAAATCGATGCTCAAactattaatcactggattttctggtccagatacGATTATATACGGACAGTGTcatacaggtgtgtgtgtgtgcgtgtgtgtgtgtgtgttcgtgcgtgcgtgcgtgcgtatgtgcgtgtgtgtgtgaagccTCTTTGAGCAATGGtacagcagtatcatggcgggataCAAAGGATATAGGCTGTGTAACTAAACGCCAAGAGAAACGTTACTCTTTTACTGCTTGACAATTATTAGATAtaagccagcgcagtgaacgcgtaTAGACAAGCAGGCgaggcaagtaatctggacgaatacacttggtagattggcgattaagcacgtgcaatacatgcagACCaaggcgtgaaatcaatactgctactgttaaacacgtgtctcgtagaccgatttagttcagcaagtcACCATCAGGACACGATTTGCACGTGGAAACTAAATATTATGTTTCccttttgtttcaaatggaatgttctggacgGCGTTCCTACATGTCTATGCAAACTGGGGTCATTCGCCAGGTCTAaaacttgtcaagcagtacatTTATGGATCATTTTAAAATTTATAAAAGACATGTTGAAAGGTGCTGAAGGCATTCATTAAGAAAGCTTAAAAACAAATCTTTAAGCTAATCACGCAAGCAGTTActcaaatgcattcatatttagGTGAAATGCATCTTTTACAGAAGAGAGTTAAATTGTCCTATTTTCGACCCGGCCTAAATAAACCAATAACAGTGATGTAGATATCCAAAAGAAAGGTTGAAATAAAACTCTGCTTTGAGACAAGGAGAAAACATTTAGAGTCACCATTTTTCAATcataaaaacaagaaataactGCAAAAATTGTGAAAGAATCATTGCTGATTTCAGTCTTATGAaccattttctgctgatttgCATTAGTGAAAATAAGTAAAACGTGAGTTTcatattgtgaaaaaaaacgtgttaagaaacatttaaaattatgtttgttaACAATTTGGGTGGAAAGTAAGAATTTTCCATTTTCTGCTTACACATAACAATATCAGTCGCCAAAATATAGCAATATTCAGTCACTATTTGCATCCTTTTCACGTCTAGAATAATTACACAACGAGAGACTTGAATGAATGATGTGGTACACAAGTACGGGAAATATGCGACGATTTTAGCTGAAAAGAGAGAAAGAGCCTTCGGAATGATGCAGATGGGATCGACGTGCAATGATGCAGACAACGCCCTCGGATGCCACCGTCTCATTGGTATAAGACCTATTCAGCCCTTCAGACAGACAGGAGTCCATAGACAGACCGAGGAGTTGACTTCCATGCATCTTAACGCCAGCTGAAGATAGGTACTTCCGTCATTAAGGATGGAGAGTAGCGTTTCTTTTGGCGGTTAGCATACATTGGATTCCTTTGGCATGACGAACGCACTCTTTAACCACAAGCCTCAAGGGGCTAGGGCCGGTTTTTTGGCAAGTGTAATATCtttttcaaaaatgataataacatatcGACCTTTTCCGTTTTGTTCAGAAGTTTCAAGAAAAACTGCAGATATAAgaaaatcataaaatgtttcaacCGTTTGCGTAGAACAAGGCTCGCTAATTTGGTACATTTTTTTCTGAGAGCATGTACTGAAAAAGATAGTCTCTTTGTCACAAGTCATTGTAAATGTGAATGCGCTGTCTAAagtaaggggtggtggggtagcctagtagttagaACGTTTGCTCTCcacgtcgaagacctgggttcgatcccccactTGGGTTCaatgaggcccatttctggtctcccctgtcgtgatatggCTGGATATGTAGCTAAtcgcggcttaaaactaaactcacttactctcaaGATTATTTGTGGTACACTATTACGAGTTCCTGGcgacaaagtgagtgagtgagtttagctttacccatatagggaatcgaaccctggtcttcgctATAACCCGAGCGGTCGCTATAACCACCAGGCTATCACCCAACTGACTACAGAAGGAAAACGTAGTTCTAACATTAATACCATCTCCATTAATCTCCAACACTTACCCGCTGATAAAAATGTAACTGTTATTTCTCCACATCCAAGCTTCATCGCTAGCCAATGAGTATTCGCCGGGGTGCCGAGTGCAATAGTAACTTCCGGGTCACTCCCATCAGTCAGGCAAACGTTTCCTTCCGGTGTGATGTAAAACTCCAGCACAATTGGGTCGAAATACAACACTTTACTGACGATGTATTTGAAGATGAAATTTCTGTTACTGTACAGCTGAGCAGGGTGAACGTCGGTCAAACCGAGGTCAAAGAACCCAGATCCTCGGATCGACAATCGGACAAGCTCGTAGGCGTGAAGTGTTCGGTTGGAATAGCACCGGCCGCTCTCATCTGACTGACTGGTGTTCAAGCTCAAGTGCGCTGTCCTCTTGTCCTCGCTGAGCGTTATGTGATCGTCATGTTCATCACTGAAGCCGAGAGATCGGTTTCTTAGATCGAGGAATCTGTTTTTGCCTGTATCGATGGACGAAACGACAGATGTTGATAATAACAAGGTGTTAAAATTGGTCGTTATTATActgtaagtgagtttggttttgcgtAGCTTTTAgccatatcccagcaatatcactgaggaacatgaagttagaaacggattcgggattcgggattcgaatcccgaatctgaaaaaaaatattcgaatcccgaatctgaatatttaaaaatataaatataaaaaaatatattccaatcccgaatctgaaaaatatattcgaAACCCGAATCtgattatttttaaatattttacccatatagggaatcgaaaaataattcagattcgggattcaaatattttttttcagattcgggattcgaatccagaATCCCGAACTCGTTTCTAACGTCATGTCCCTATATCACGGCAGGGTGGGGACACCAAAATGTgtcttcagagtgacgagcgaacgctctaaccactgggctaccccatagCCCCGATATCATACAggacccagattttcgaagcctTCTTAgggttaagatagtcgtaagttaatgttcatgtatggcacttacgactatcttagcactaagagaacttcgaaaatctaggcccagggtaATATATCTATAACTTACTCTTACTGGCAAGGTGGGTCGTATCTTTGTATGTGTTTCACGTGAAATAATAACGAAGAGTTTATTTCTTTAAAACATTTGtgtaaaaacagaaaaaagtatttttcactatttgtgtaacaacaatttTAGAAAGTCATCTGTAATGTAGATCTAGTCTAGTCGAAACAATTTTCAGTAGATGTTGATGAAgaaaacgacccgtgaaggtcccggggtagaataggccttcagcaacccatgcttgccataaaaggcgactatgcttgtcgtaagaggcgactaacgggatcgggtggtcaggctcgctgacttggttgacacgtgtcatcggttcccaattgcgcagatcgatgctcatgttgttgatcactggattgtctggtccagactcgattatatacagaccgccgccatatagctggaatattgctgagtgcggcgtaaaactaaactcactcactcactcactgatgaagAAAACACAAGCTGATCTCAGCATTTTTTATCGAAACGAGGACAAGTGAGTTAGGACAAGATTTTAGTACTTTTCATTATTTAATTTACGATTATAATAACATGTCAGGGCGGGCAGGAGATGGGAATCCCAGGGAAAAAACACGAAACACCTTTAACcatgggcctagattttcgaagctctcttagagctaagatagtcgtaagttaatgtaaatGTACGGCATttacgaccatcttagcgctaagagagcttcgaaaatctaggtcatGGTCTTTGGCGATAAGTTAATAGTTACACTTAAGAttttgttcgtttgttgttttacgccgcactcagcagtattcagaAACCCAGGGGAAAAAACACGAAACACCTCTAGCCATGGTCTTTGGCATTAAGTTAATAGTCCCACTTAAGAAATGAAAAGATaacagtgagtgggtttagatttacgccgcactcagcaatactccagctacatgacggtagtctgtaaataatcgagtctggaccatcaGACGCAGTGATCGACACCATGAGCATCTAGCTACACAGttgagatgacatgtgtccaccaagtcagcgagtctgaccaaccgatcctgttAGACGGCCtgttaccacaagcatgggttactggagaacAATGCTAACTTGGATCATGATAGCCCTTGATAACGTCTTGATAACGACTGTTTGGTAGCTGCTTGATGTCAGTTGGAATATACATATGCAACAGATAAGTACGTTTTAACAAGAAAGTGATTTCAGCCCTCTTTTGAGAGATGTCTTGGGATACTAAAAGACACATGTACATGAAAGGTATAGAGAGAGGAAAAAGAGTAAATTAGATCCCGTTATAAGGAAGTGGAAACATTTATCTGCTGTTGTATGTTAGCAATGAAGCGCTCTTATAATATACTGAGATATGTCTAAATAAAGACAAGAAGAGATTTTCGTCTTCTGACGTTTAATAAGTTATCAAAAGTACGCTTGGTCAGACAGAAATGCGTCAATTTAAAAACGCGACAAGGGTACAGACGCATTTTTCGCACTAAtatattaatttcatgatttacagtaataTCAATTGATATTTCCAATCTCTTCCCAATGTACTGGTTGTAAGTAGCCTTACTTCTTTAAGCATATATATCCTCTACAGAAAATGTAACGATATTCTatgtatttatgcatatatatgcaTGACTATATGCTTCAGTGGTGTGATATGTATTGCCTTGCCATGTGTAACGTATATGagcagtgaaatgaaacatgaaaaaaagaaagtgatttaaaaaaataagaaataaaagatcagcaacaacaacaccaacaaaaatCTCAAGTCTCGAATATCCGACAACATATGTTTCATAGCGCGAGAAAGATGTGAAGGAAGGTCGttgtcaaagggaggtaatattcTGTAGTTATTTCACTGAGATGTCGCGTCACGTCAATCGGTAATTTTACTGGCGCATCTTTCGTTAAAATAAAGTTTGTTTTTAAGTAGGCAGGACTGCCAACTCTAGACCGCCTCTGCTCCTCGACACACTTGCTGCAGTCTTTAGAAACGCTTTAAGTCTAATCACAAGATCCCTGATGATTTATGCTTGCTTTCAAAACGTTAGACTCACTAGAGCAAATGCAGTCAATCAAACTGTTCTAAACAATGTTCTTCAAAATATTCCATGCTGTTCAAAGACAGTGTTTACACATAAATTGATGTATTGTAATACAAATTCGTAAAGTTGAAAATATTATTGCCATGAGTTTCATAAAGGTTAAAATCAGCGCACATTGgcaaattctttttaaaaagttacttCAAGACGTGGCCATTCACATGCATGATATCTGCAGCAATTTTATGCATGATTCgtatagtgagtgttttacgTAAATCTAAACCTTTCCTGACCCAGAAATGTAAGCATAGTTATGTTGATAGCCATGTGGCTTCCAAATGCCTTACTGTTTCGTATCCCGATCTACCACAGCTGTCCTGCACTTTTTATTGGTCAGCAACAGAGCCATAGCCCATAAAGATTATTTAGGTCATTAATGCTGTGATTAAGGACTTACTGGTGATGACGTTTCCCATGACGTTACTGTCGCCGAGGCTGCCTTTGGAACATGACTGCGTAATCTCAAGCCTTCGCCATCTGTCCAACTGAAAACAGGAAATATTCATTTCCACGTTGTAGGATTACAGCCGACTTGCGTTAATGAGGGTGGCAGGGTAGGTGTGTTAATTCCCCTGAGTTACAGACCTCAGCTTCTCGTGTCAAATGATGTTAATCATTCCTCAtgtcacaagtgagtgagtgagtgagtgagtgagtgagagactttagttttacgccacactctgcaatattccagctatatggcgttggtcagtgaataatcgagtccagccaacccagtgattaactgcatgaacatcgatctgtacaactgggaaacgatgacatgtgtctaccaagtcagagggtctgaccacccgatcccgttagtcgccatttACGACAAGCTGAAGATAAATATTCGTTACCAGTGGGAGAGAATGTTTTAATAGAGGATCTCACCC encodes:
- the LOC137265029 gene encoding uncharacterized protein, whose product is MASASHRLDQIPNEVPGNELYCERLRLPSLQMTNRIVGMSPSKNRFLDLRNRSLGFSDEHDDHITLSEDKRTAHLSLNTSQSDESGRCYSNRTLHAYELVRLSIRGSGFFDLGLTDVHPAQLYSNRNFIFKYIVSKVLYFDPIVLEFYITPEGNVCLTDGSDPEVTIALGTPANTHWLAMKLGCGEITVTFLSAGEAASSSETESESTSESESSDHH